Below is a window of Candidatus Aminicenantes bacterium DNA.
CAGTGCGGCAAAGCCGCTTTCGTTTACGGCCTTCGTGCTTGGCGGATCCCATAGTCGGCCGGCTTTCATTTTAGCCGCGGCGATTTCCTCTCCGCCCAAATAATCCACGAGCTCCCGCCGCTCGGCCGGGCTTGGAACGTGCCAACCCGCGGGAGCGATGCCCCGCTTGTCGGTCAGGACGCGCCAATTGTAGAGCTTGCCGTAAATCTTCCCGTTATCGGGGTTGTTTTCGTAATAGCACCAAGCTCCCGCCGTTGCGTTGGACCATTCTTTTTTTTCCGGAATCTGCGGTATGGGATCGCCGTTTCGGTAGTGCGCAACGTTCAGGTTTTCCGCCATCCATTCATGAG
It encodes the following:
- a CDS encoding fibrobacter succinogenes major paralogous domain-containing protein, which codes for HEWMAENLNVAHYRNGDPIPQIPEKKEWSNATAGAWCYYENNPDNGKIYGKLYNWRVLTDKRGIAPAGWHVPSPAERRELVDYLGGEEIAAAKMKAGRLWDPPSTKAVNESGFAALPGGCRDSDLTFKYAGQEGYFWIEPHLWERTATIEATLPFLSLGDRCSLGRVSAFGYGMSIRCLRDHDD